In a single window of the Necator americanus strain Aroian chromosome X, whole genome shotgun sequence genome:
- a CDS encoding hypothetical protein (NECATOR_CHRX.G23069.T1) encodes MELKQARQVDELTKRLGLLAENVERNGDTARLACHPEKERGLEEGRYRLHQHHKAHTLAISRYCEQQQLVAVASPGTWEVNGNGNVHCVEKQYCSCDEKVSSTITARDQCGACPYDFACSCSMDEKSGVSCVHVHAALLYAAAGYRSRQYALPSVVSRKAEDGPYSSDGDEEVIEVVVEDHVENEKECTQMGLEEAKSRLEEFRKMIDDLARNVEESENNVRLARHPEHVHLRKAEQAKRKPVLDVPDCAQDEKDACAVCLRIQPISSSTNHQICWIQCPTCED; translated from the exons ATGGAATTAAAGCAGGCGCGGCAAGTGGACGAACTAACCAAGAGGTTAGGCTTGTTGGCAGAGAATGTTGAAAGGAACGGAGACACTGCACGTCTTGCTTGCCATCCAGAG AAGGAGAGAGGGCTGGAGGAAGGAAGGTACAGGCTCCATCAGCATCATAAGGCGCACACGTTGGCTATCAGCAGATACTGTGAACAGCAGCAACTTGTCGCTGTAGCTAGTCCTGGAACCTGGGAAGTGAACGGCAATGGCAATGTGCACTGCGTGGAGAAACAGTACTGTTCATGCGACGAGAAGGTAAG TTCAACAATCACTGCCAGAGACCAGTGTGGAGCATGCCCCTACGATTTCGCTTGCAGTTGTTCTATGGATGAGAAAAGTGGGGTTAGCTGTGTGCATGTCCATGCAGCTCTGTTGTACGCAGCAGCAG GATATCGCTCGCGGCAATATGCATTACCCTCAGTAGTAAGTAGAAAGGCTGAAGATGGACCGTATAGCAGCGATGGAGATGAAGAGGTTATAGAGGTAGTAGTGGAAGACCATGTGGAGAACGAGAAGGAG TGCACGCAAATGGGTTTGGAGGAGGCGAAAAGCAGGTTGGAGGAGTTCCGTAAAATGATAGATGATTTGGCAAGAAATGTTGAAGAGAGCGAGAATAATGTTCGCCTTGCTCGCCATCCAGAG CACGTCCACTTACGCAAAGCAGAGCAAGCTAAGCGAAAGCCAGTCCTGGATGTTCCGGACTGTGCGCAAGACGAGAAGGACGCGTGTGCTGTATGCCTTCGGATACAACCAATCAGTAGCAGCACAAACCACCAAATTTGTTGGATTCAGTGTCCAACATGCGAGGATTGA
- a CDS encoding hypothetical protein (NECATOR_CHRX.G23069.T2) has product MAMCTAWRNSTVHATRSSTITARDQCGACPYDFACSCSMDEKSGVSCVHVHAALLYAAAGYRSRQYALPSVVSRKAEDGPYSSDGDEEVIEVVVEDHVENEKEVGRSSMDIEDPHRDIFQRMKINMRQLASLSSK; this is encoded by the exons ATGGCAATGTGCACTGCGTGGAGAAACAGTACTGTTCATGCGACGAGAAG TTCAACAATCACTGCCAGAGACCAGTGTGGAGCATGCCCCTACGATTTCGCTTGCAGTTGTTCTATGGATGAGAAAAGTGGGGTTAGCTGTGTGCATGTCCATGCAGCTCTGTTGTACGCAGCAGCAG GATATCGCTCGCGGCAATATGCATTACCCTCAGTAGTAAGTAGAAAGGCTGAAGATGGACCGTATAGCAGCGATGGAGATGAAGAGGTTATAGAGGTAGTAGTGGAAGACCATGTGGAGAACGAGAAGGAGGTTGGAAGAAGCTCGATGGATATAGAAGACCCCCACAGAGATATTTtccaaagaatgaaaata AATATGCGTCAGCTCGCGAGTCTCTCTTCAAAGTGA
- a CDS encoding hypothetical protein (NECATOR_CHRX.G23069.T3), giving the protein MGLEEAKSRLEEFRKMIDDLARNVEESENNVRLARHPEVPPVGHPQALTSIRKLHKHVHLRKAEQAKRKPVLDVPDCAQDEKDACAVCLRIQPISSSTNHQICWIQCPTCED; this is encoded by the exons ATGGGTTTGGAGGAGGCGAAAAGCAGGTTGGAGGAGTTCCGTAAAATGATAGATGATTTGGCAAGAAATGTTGAAGAGAGCGAGAATAATGTTCGCCTTGCTCGCCATCCAGAGGTACCTCCGGTCGGCCATCCTCAAGCGCTGACTTCGATAAGAAAACTACATAAG CACGTCCACTTACGCAAAGCAGAGCAAGCTAAGCGAAAGCCAGTCCTGGATGTTCCGGACTGTGCGCAAGACGAGAAGGACGCGTGTGCTGTATGCCTTCGGATACAACCAATCAGTAGCAGCACAAACCACCAAATTTGTTGGATTCAGTGTCCAACATGCGAGGATTGA